The Palaemon carinicauda isolate YSFRI2023 chromosome 20, ASM3689809v2, whole genome shotgun sequence DNA segment AGGAGCGGTTCTGCATTAAGAGCGTAGTTGCAGACGTCCAAGTTTTCTCTTATCAAAGATTCTTTAGCTGAATGGAATTCTTTTCTCTGCAAACTAGATGTCATGGCACAGCCAACCCACACCCGAAAAGTAAGCAACCCTACTCAGCGCTAGGAGATGACTGtcagtgtaaaaaaaaataggATCAATCCAGAACTGAAAGAAAGAGCTTTATGAATAGAGAAAAGTTTTATAACAGCAAGTCACAGTGATTTAAAAAATTAGGAGAGGAGAGAAGAGTTTTTAGCAGGAGAGAACATGAGCAGTTCAAAGTAAAAATGGTTATCCGTGCTCCAGAAGATGGAGAAGGATTCTGATTGGGAGGAGATGTGGAAGGAATCTGAATGGCTGGAAAGGGAAAGGGCTAGAGGAAAGTAAGGGATTTGGAGTGGCAGTGATGATAATAAATAGATAGGTAACAGGAACAAGATTGGTGGTAGACAGGAGGAGCTCCTTGAGGGAGTGTCTCTCTGCGGCTGGGGTGGTGGTCCAGCTGTAGTGGTTGATGGAGCGGTCATTGATGCTCATATCAAATTCAGAAACTCAGTACATTTCTTGTTCAAAGTGTTATGGGGAAGGGGACAGTTGGGGCACTTTAGAGTGGCCTCTCTCCCGTTCTTATGTGTATTGATACAGATCTGTCTTCCTTGTGATGGCCATAGTGCTGGAAGTTGTAGCATCTCAGTGAATCAGGTGAGAGGTCCTCTAAGGGGAAGGTTTCCTATATTTAAAGGTCCAGGCTTGTTGTAATGGGTCCGATGAAGGTACAAGTGACTTTTTAAGTGGGCAGATTCCAGCTTCCCTTTCGGCGTTCAGCTGTGGCAATGTTGCTGCATCTAGAAAGGAAGTCGAGCGTCATGTTCAATGGGCTGCCTGCAAACTACTGCCTTCATCAGGTTATTTGCAGGATTCAGGAAGGTTAAAGAAGCATCCCTCTGGAGCATGCTGGCACTTGCTTGATCGTTTCTTGTGACAAGTATGTTGCCCCTCAGAAGGATTTTGGCTGTGACCTTCGGTTATGGGTTTGAAGCTGTGATGGCTGCTACTTCTGCAAATAAAGGGATTTTTTCAGTGGCTGGCAGCTTGAACTTTGGAAGCTGACTGTGATCCACTGATTGGGACTGCAGAGTTGTACTGATCTTTTCAGACAGGTGAAAAGTGACACATGCCTCAGCAAGGAGCTAAGTTATGGACCAAGTACATTTACATTCAGGTTTTTGACTATCTGGAACTGTGGCAGGTTGAGATGCTGGAACAGTTGACGGAGCAGCTGCTGGAACGGTGTACAGGCCAGTATCTGCAACGGTGGAGGGGTCAGTATCTAGAAAGTTGGACGGGTCAGCAGCCGTAATGGTGTGTGGGTCAGGAGCAGGAACTGGGAAAGGGAAAAGAGTTGAATCTGTAGCAGGAACAGGAGTGGGAACAGTGATAGGAGAAGAGTCTGGAACAATTAAAGGAGCAGGAGCAGTAACAGGACCGGTTGTAGGGGTGGGTTCTTTGGAAACAAGATTTGACTGGTGTCAGGAGGGTTCCCCGACTTTCTTTTCGTCTTTTGAGAGGAAAGGGAAGAGTTAGGAACACTAGAAGCTGTAGGATTCTCGTTAGGTATAGGGGAAAGTGTCGGATTTTGGTTAGGAACAGTGGAAGGTTCAGTATTCTGGGCTGGAGTGGCTGCTGAGAACTTCTTAGATCTAGAAGGGTTGAGAATTGGTGGCATCTTCACAAAATACGATGATAGGTGGCAACATGGTCGTAGAATTTTCGGAAATCATTGGCCTTGCTATAGCAAGTAAGGAAGTAAAACTCACAATGCCTGAAGTATGCTTTGCAATGGCGACATGGTCTCCTCTTGTGGTGACTAAGATCCTGACATTGGATGTCCTTTTGCTTTTAAAAAGACCAGCAGATGAACATCCGTCTGTAGGTGTGCATCTTAGAGTCAACAATGAATCAAAAGGTGAGGTAAAAATTTCAGACATCCAGGAGCCTGGACTCCTAGCTATTATTCTCATCTAGTCGAAAATTCACCTAGCTTCCTTGCTAAACTTAGGTCTCGTAACTTCTGTTGCACAATCTATTACCTAATGTCCAACTTCTTTGCACGTAAAACATGTTCGTTGTTGCCCTTTATCCAACACAGCTAGTGTATAGCCAATTACTGTAATAGataaaggaacatttttttttttaaatctaatttctGTTACGCTTTATTACTTCAACTTTTCATACTTTGATAATACCATCTTCAAGTTCAAATGAAGAATTTCTTATAGAGACATTTATGTTACTGaagaacttgaatattttttttaaaatgtacACATATCACAGAACTAACTTCTTTGTCTTCAAATTTTTTCATAATATTGGGAAATAATTCCGGTGTCACTTAACAATAACTCTATACCTATTCATCATTTGTACTCCTATTATAGTTTTATGATTCAATTTCGTACATGAAAATGTCATATCTTACACAACTTTCATAAATGGGTAAGCAGAAAACTGCAACTTAAAAGAGTACTTTCTCTCAAATATCGTTGAACGATACATCATTTTGTCGTAAATTATTAGCAAAATCTATCAAAAGATGGCAGAACGGTCGCTCAAAAACACAGAGGTTTCAAGGTAGCGATGGTTAAGGAGTAACTTAAACACTATTATGCCTATATGAAACCTTGCACTATATTTTGTCAATGGAAAAAAATTCTAATATCAACTATTTATACAAAAAATCACATTTCCTTCCGGTGGAAAAACtcatgtttcaaaaaaaaaaaatggtgaaaaactgcttttcttttcttctccgccaaaaataattagttttaaagACAAGGGACTAATGGTGAAAGTTGACCAAAACTCGATTCTCGTATTGTATTAATAAACATACCACTTTTCTCGTATAGGTATTTTTCAGTTATTCTCTGGTAAATAAAACTAGCATAAAAAATTATCTGGCTTCTAGAAAGGAGCAGCCATCACCTAATTGAAGACCAATGAGGACCATTCATTCACtgcaaaatctatccaagtcaaTGTCAAGCAAATATTCAAGTATCTCCTAGCATCTGATGTCTGTATATAGAGATCTATTACATCTTTTTCATCTCATTTCAGGCGGACAGTAtaagaagaggtcactattttatAGTATTGCataaaaatcatttgaaatttttACAATTGCAATTCATGTcttgaaaatatttctattttcatcatctGAAGCCAAACTCtaagtcttattttcatcaatttgataatATTTAGCGTTTTCTAAATTCATATATAATTCTGTCTAAGAATATCTTAAGTTTTTAGTTTGGTTATTGTTTTAGATATTTCGGCTAATTATATTTTATGTCCCAGGgaatttaccctcatttccaatgacTTCTTTATCAGGTTTTTAATGTTATCTTATAGAATTTACCGTACGCAATGTACTAgtacacacaaaagcacacacacacgaatatatatatatatatatatatatatatatatatatatatatatatatatatatatatatatatatatatatatatatatatatatatatatatatatatatatatatatatatatatatatatatatatatatatatatatatatatatatatatatatatatatatatatatataccataatctcattctacgcctattaatgcaaagagcctcagttagatttcaccagtaataTCTTTCTTgggctttttattcaatacttctccattcatcatctccgactttacgcttcatagtcctcagcaatgttggcctgggcctttcaactcttctagtgccttgtggagaccagttgaaagtttggttaactctctctctctctctcttggagagtgtgaacAGCAAGCCAAAACCATCTcaatctaaccctcatcatgatgtcTACCTCATATGGcagttaagtaatctctcttatagtttcatttctaatcctgccctgacaattagtttcaatatttttttctgagggctttgttcacaaatctataaatatgttggatattgtttcattgtcataccacgactcatttccttACAGTAACATTGATATATAGCTtggtttttatatgcaatttaaggTGATTTGATGTCACCACTTTACGTAACCCAGCTATTGTCTGAATTTCTCTTTATAATCTTTCATAAAACTCCAATTATTATAACCCTCCATTAGCGAAttgagttcctaaatatttaaatgattgctcctcattaatattttctccttccattgacattccttcttccattgcatattacgttttcatcatctatgtctttcctCTACCATTCTTCAGCCAAACcccgtgtgatatttcaagcattctggtaagtaagctttgtaAGGCCTCTAGCGTTTTGCTAATACGGagagcgtcatcaacatactctatgtcagctaatttcctattactaatccagtctaatccttcgcTGCCATCCCTAATTGTtcaatgcattgcaaaatccatgaggaggataaaccacactggtgacaacacattcccttggagtactccactgttcattggaaactcatttgatataaATCTATCAATATCAACTTTCCACTTgttatgcccatgaacagacttaatcaaatgtatataattaaggggaactccatgataacgaaagactttccacaaaattgaccggcacccactatcaaaggctttttcatattccaaaaataccatcaaaagtggatttctatattctacaaactgctgtacaacatttcttaaaattaaaatgTGGTCAgaataacttctaccttttctaaatcttgcgtgttcatctctcagctttttatcaatctttctctctagtctctttagaatgagcataccatatattttcatgacatctcacgtaagtgtgatgcctctgtgattattgcaattaagcaaatctttctttttttttgcccttttcaccaacattACTTGCTCCAATTTATCAGATTATGcctattcatgccacattctaccaaataatcGTGTAAATAttctggagtcacttcattttcggccataatcatttcggcagttattctGTTGTATCAAGGAGGTTTCCATCTTTAGAGTTTTTTAATATTAGTTTCAACTTCAAACAGactgaattcaatcatgggcaTATCAAATtattcctcagcttcaagtatatggatcaaattattcccttcatatctcctattcatgacgtcactaaagtgatccatccaacgttgactttcttgatattttgttataaatgatccatttctctctttttattgaagtagtttatttcttttatttttggccAAAGTAGATATTTAATTAATAAATCTAAGAATTTTTTTACAACATAGCTagtccctgaattcatagcattatcagcctcatctgctttcctttctaaatattctctccattcattcctggcttttgttttgacctcactatcagtgTTGGGAAACATAGAATgttcttaattgtattttttattaccttctaggaaactttcatcaatcaattaCTACCTTGGTCTCCTTTTTAAAGTATCCTAAATATCATTTGTTatacatggttttctccttgtaactgcatgtaccAAAACTTCACTGAGAccgcaaatcgatttctacattcaatagcAATTTTAAatattcttacatttctcaaagtcctcatTCTCGCTTTATTATTGGCTATGTGAtccattggattttttttatttataatagtagatgtccttgtgctggataagagtacctccaataaaaagattgtttgttaaacaaaaatttagaaaatatgctccattttcattatcAACTTCGCCATGACCATCAATGACCATCACATTCCCTGTACCTTGATTTTTCATTCTAACTTTATCATTGAATTCACCAGTTGCAATTTTCATATTTCCCCCTTGGATCTCCTCTATTATTCTCTGCAGGTCTTTTTAGTATCTTTCGTTTCTTCAGGGTAATCATTTTttagggcatagcaaactataatactcatattgcactgctttgatctaAATTTTGCAAGAAACAATGTACTATACTATTTACACCTCTCTATTCcaataatgccttttctgctctccaTGTCTTTTTGAATCATATGCCTTTTCAtcgaaatccatatatatatatatatatatatatatatatatatatatatatatatatatatatatatatatatatatatatatatatatatatatatata contains these protein-coding regions:
- the LOC137659800 gene encoding uncharacterized protein, which produces MPPILNPSRSKKFSAATPAQNTEPSTVPNQNPTLSPIPNENPTASNSSPITVPTPVPATDSTLFPFPVPAPDPHTITAADPSNFLDTDPSTVADTGLYTVPAAAPSTVPASQPATVPDSQKPEYAATLPQLNAEREAGICPLKKSLVPSSDPLQQAWTFKYRKPSP